From a region of the Mycobacterium intracellulare ATCC 13950 genome:
- a CDS encoding MspA family porin translates to MAIAVCLAMSVIAAPSADSEPQLGPAPPDAAPPAGAAVPSNPPAILNTPDGWTLGLGAKDEMQVPVAPLTTAISSREYMSSGIFVGSLRGPEEAHGVLEVGYQIGCGIDMSTSNGVIMEGGAGIIPGVSPTFDATGTLPPLLPFVSAPINGVMSVGLKPGLVIVVPVIKKQFKGANPWVMISNFHVKIDGCVGQSFIRSYAVLTRQTDLSDVVLSYVGVTKAV, encoded by the coding sequence ATGGCTATCGCCGTGTGCCTCGCGATGTCGGTGATCGCGGCGCCCTCGGCCGACTCCGAACCCCAGCTCGGTCCCGCCCCGCCCGATGCGGCGCCACCGGCCGGCGCGGCGGTGCCCTCGAATCCCCCCGCGATCCTGAACACCCCCGACGGCTGGACGCTGGGATTGGGCGCCAAGGACGAGATGCAGGTTCCGGTAGCGCCGCTGACCACCGCGATCTCGTCGCGCGAATACATGTCCAGCGGCATCTTCGTCGGCTCGCTCCGCGGACCCGAAGAGGCCCACGGCGTCCTGGAAGTCGGCTACCAGATCGGCTGTGGGATCGACATGAGCACCTCCAACGGTGTGATCATGGAGGGCGGCGCCGGGATCATCCCCGGCGTCAGCCCGACGTTCGACGCCACCGGCACGCTGCCGCCCCTGCTGCCGTTCGTGTCGGCCCCCATCAACGGCGTGATGAGCGTGGGACTCAAGCCGGGCCTGGTGATCGTGGTGCCGGTGATCAAGAAGCAGTTCAAGGGCGCGAATCCCTGGGTGATGATCAGCAACTTCCACGTCAAGATCGACGGCTGCGTGGGTCAGTCGTTCATCCGCTCCTATGCGGTGCTGACCCGCCAGACCGACCTCTCCGACGTGGTGCTGTCCTACGTGGGCGTCACGAAAGCGGTTTAG
- a CDS encoding phosphotransferase family protein, with translation MAELDLGELRARLADAGVTDVAPLSGGASSLTFGGDLGGRRVVIKVAPPGVEPVAHRDVLRQARILKALAATSVPVPDVLREDPGRPPDTPPLYVMSRVDGDCVEPLFDGCAPVADMTDRYRNACRAMAALHRLSPTELGLGDEPVVDPVAEVHRWSDTLNTVDPALAPGWPNVRDTLLACAPSAMAPGVVHGDFRLGNLLASGARINAVIDWEIWSIGDPRIDVGWFLINCDPDTYRRVPAPDAMAPPTAELAELYRCELGCEATDLGWFTALACYKSVATWSLIVKHNRRRRSPRAELEAMAASLPRLLGRALSMLD, from the coding sequence ATGGCTGAGCTCGACCTGGGCGAACTGCGCGCGCGCCTCGCCGATGCGGGGGTCACGGACGTCGCTCCACTGTCCGGGGGCGCCTCCAGCCTGACCTTCGGGGGTGACCTGGGTGGCCGGCGTGTGGTGATCAAGGTCGCTCCACCGGGCGTCGAACCGGTCGCTCATCGCGACGTGCTGCGCCAGGCACGTATCCTCAAAGCCCTTGCCGCGACCAGTGTTCCGGTTCCCGATGTGCTGCGGGAGGACCCGGGACGTCCCCCGGACACACCGCCGCTGTATGTCATGTCCCGGGTCGACGGCGACTGTGTCGAACCGCTCTTCGACGGATGCGCGCCCGTTGCGGACATGACCGACCGGTACCGGAACGCGTGCCGGGCCATGGCCGCGCTGCACCGGCTTTCGCCGACGGAGCTCGGGCTGGGCGATGAACCCGTCGTCGACCCGGTCGCCGAAGTCCACCGCTGGTCCGACACGCTGAACACCGTCGATCCGGCGCTGGCGCCCGGCTGGCCGAACGTCCGCGACACCCTATTGGCCTGCGCGCCAAGCGCGATGGCGCCGGGCGTGGTGCACGGTGACTTTCGGCTGGGCAACCTGCTCGCCTCCGGGGCGCGGATCAACGCGGTGATCGATTGGGAGATCTGGTCGATCGGCGATCCGCGCATCGATGTGGGCTGGTTCCTGATCAACTGCGACCCGGACACCTACCGTAGGGTTCCGGCGCCGGACGCGATGGCACCGCCGACCGCCGAACTCGCCGAGCTCTATCGGTGCGAGTTGGGTTGCGAAGCAACCGATTTGGGCTGGTTCACGGCGTTGGCGTGCTACAAATCGGTGGCGACGTGGTCGCTGATCGTCAAGCACAACCGCCGAAGGCGGTCGCCGAGGGCCGAATTGGAAGCGATGGCAGCCAGTCTGCCGCGGCTGCTGGGGCGCGCCCTGTCGATGCTGGACTGA
- a CDS encoding SDR family NAD(P)-dependent oxidoreductase, translating to MSVQQCDGMVALVTGSSRGLGKAIAARLAESGATVALTARTMEPDPKYQGSLSQTRDEIVAAGGKAIAVQADLSQAEDRERLFAEVTGAVGAPDILVNNAAVTFLRPLDGFPERRARLMMEMHVLGPLHLCQLAIPAMRERGRGWILNLTSVGGDLPPGPPFSEFDRTAGFGIYGTAKAALNRLTKSLAAELYDDGIAVNAAAPSNPVATPGAGALDLAKTDTEDIALITETAFRLCTGDPKSLTGRIAHTQPFLAEVGWTAPAG from the coding sequence CGACGGGATGGTGGCTCTCGTGACCGGGAGCAGCCGGGGCCTGGGCAAGGCGATTGCCGCGCGCCTGGCCGAGAGCGGAGCCACCGTGGCGCTGACCGCCCGCACGATGGAGCCCGACCCCAAATACCAGGGCTCGCTGAGCCAGACGCGCGACGAGATCGTCGCCGCCGGCGGGAAAGCCATTGCGGTCCAAGCGGATCTGTCCCAAGCCGAAGACCGCGAACGGCTCTTCGCCGAGGTGACCGGCGCCGTCGGCGCACCGGACATCCTGGTGAACAACGCCGCCGTCACCTTCCTGCGGCCCCTGGACGGGTTCCCCGAGCGGCGCGCCCGGCTGATGATGGAGATGCACGTCCTCGGCCCGCTGCACCTGTGCCAGCTGGCGATCCCCGCGATGCGCGAGCGCGGGCGCGGCTGGATCCTGAACCTCACGTCGGTGGGCGGCGACCTGCCGCCCGGCCCGCCGTTCTCCGAGTTCGACCGGACCGCGGGCTTCGGCATCTACGGGACGGCCAAGGCCGCCCTCAATCGGTTGACGAAAAGCCTTGCGGCAGAACTGTACGACGACGGCATCGCCGTGAACGCCGCCGCACCGTCCAACCCCGTCGCCACGCCCGGCGCCGGCGCCCTCGACCTGGCCAAGACCGACACCGAAGACATCGCCCTGATCACCGAAACCGCGTTCCGGTTGTGCACGGGCGATCCAAAGTCGTTGACCGGGCGCATCGCCCACACCCAGCCGTTCCTCGCCGAGGTCGGCTGGACCGCACCGGCGGGCTGA